A stretch of Oryza brachyantha chromosome 4, ObraRS2, whole genome shotgun sequence DNA encodes these proteins:
- the LOC102709841 gene encoding uncharacterized protein LOC102709841: RPPPPPPPPPPLLRIVTTTTSSSGQLGFSPSFLPLFLQGGSNSTSAPPWLHLLQEAQVGGGKATLAGQQESFSDKMNSAAGYEDGSEEEEPYEREFYDDEDDDIDDTKCVDPCDDSVLKEELHRKHIHEVESYDDLVVGEEECVTNPCALRVFKMERNEQELKQAQKMCNNIKENEIPAAKEIGTKPFKKRLVKFADDVSCYTYSTENFASAKLEKRKAQFDDQDKHLHKKQEHTPPSFPRDGSKLKEVDNTNLYVGNLPASVASHKLIEMFLPFGRIVRSRVVDDCFTGLSQGYGFVKYSDPHCAAEAIKRMNGRLVEGKALEVRVAGFPSSGSNPSIHAVPEDDNQPSKETNMTKLYVCNLSLSMNTDRLIDLFLPFGEVTSAKVARDHTTGLSKGYGFVQYSSSHHAAEAVIHLNGRLVEGRKIEVRVSGIPPKQPNSAVESPITTRTIKEIDMSNLYVCNMPSSIDTKKLVELFLPFGKITHARVMADPDTFSSKGYGFIKFTDSESAAKAIAAMNGTMVGGEMMAVRVARLSPSASSSAVQTSAEINKSKLYITNIPRSMTADTLINLFAPFGQISKVLMNLEYSLVWYADVPSATKAVEHMDGYLVEGKRLVVKGAEPIPTNFPESAFPQTGGKTKEIDMANLYVGRVPSSVTEDQLIDLFRPFGWIVQARMFPFSGYGMVRYDNPSSAAAAIDHLDGYRIGGSILTVRVAWLSAESIAATSAPTPWMPSNEQRQFDMTNAVESAFPQPGGKTKEIDMANLYVGRVPSSVTEDQLFDLFRPFGRVVQSRMFRHQGHGMVRYDNPSCAAAAIDHLDGYRIGGSILNVRVAGLPAESNAAPNAPTPWMPSNEQRQIDMNNLYVCHLPRYINTERLIDIFLPCGQITQAKVVVDRYTGVSKGFGFVRFADPYSAAVALTHMNGYPLDGHVLEVRIAGVQPAAMSSYMAHFYSHFTVHDPAKAAVGIPTSYWPYYYDESTYNTVSEIQGQGTTTSATDASAQTSQKEQLPGSKSGDLVAEKDYSSQSQSAAWAGPPGFEPHAVSKKYAAGSNASQACSKDHLAQSGDGHKRSSIV; the protein is encoded by the exons cgacctccacctccacctccaccaccacctcctcttcTCAGGATTGTTACTACCACCACTAGTAGTAGTGGTCAGTTGGGCTTCTCGCCttccttcctccccctcttccTCCAGGGAGGATCGAACAGCACGTCAGCACCGCCCTGGTTGCATCTCCTCCAGGAA GCACAAGTAGGAGGTGGAAAAGCAACTTTGGCTGGTCAACAGGAGAGTTTCAGTGACAAGATGAATTCTGCTGCTGGATATGAAGATGGCAGTGAGGAAGAAGAGCCATATGAACGTGAGTTTtatgatgatgaagatgatgacaTTGATGATACAAAATGTGTGGATCCCTGTGATGATTCTGTACTGAAAGAGGAACTGCACAG GAAGCATATCCATGAAGTGGAGTCATATGATGATTTGGTGGTTGGTGAGGAGGAATGTGTTACGAACCCCTGTGCTTTGCGAGTTTTCAAGATGGAACGAAATGAGCAAGAGCTCAAGCAGGCTCAGAAAATGTGCAACAACATTAAGGAAAACGAGATACCAGCAGCCAAGGAAATTGGAACGAAACCATTCAAAAAACGACTTGTCAAGTTTGCTGATGATGTATCTTGTTACACATACAGTACTGAAAATTTTGCTTCTGCAAAGTTGGAGAAAAGGAAAGCTCAGTTTGATGACCAGGACAAGCACCTCCATAAGAAACAAGAACACACACCACCTTCTTTTCCTCGGGATGGCAGCAAGCTGAAAGAAGTGGACAACACTAATCTGTATGTGGGCAACCTACCTGCTTCTGTAGCTTCGCACAAGCTCATTGAGATGTTTCTACCTTTCGGACGAATTGTCAGATCAAGAGTTGTGGATGATTGTTTCACTGGTTTGAGCCAGGGATATGGCTTTGTGAAGTATTCTGATCCTCACTGTGCTGCTGAAGCTATTAAGCGCATGAATGGGCGATTGGTTGAAGGAAAAGCTCTAGAGGTCAGAGTAGCTGGTTTTCCATCATCAGGATCCAATCCATCTATTCATGCTGTGCCAGAGGATGATAACCAGCCTTCAAAGGAAACCAACATGACTAAATTGTATGTGTGCAACCTTTCCTTGTCCATGAACACAGACAGGTTGATTGATCTTTTTCTACCTTTTGGGGAAGTAACTAGTGCAAAGGTAGCGAGAGATCACACAACAGGCTTAAGTAAAGGATATGGCTTTGTGCAGTACTCTAGTTCTCACCATGCAGCTGAGGCTGTCATCCATTTGAATGGACGTCTTGTTGAGGGAAGAAAGATAGAGGTCCGAGTATCAGGCATACCTCCAAAACAGCCAAATTCAGCTGTAGAATCACCTATCACTACGAGAACCATCAAGGAAATTGACATGTCTAATTTGTATGTCTGTAATATGCCATCGTCAATTGACACCAAGAAGTTGGTTGAGCTATTCCTTCCATTTGGTAAAATCACCCATGCAAGAGTGATGGCAGATCCTGACACCTTTTCAAGTAAAGGATATGGTTTCATCAAGTTTACTGATTCTGAATCTGCTGCCAAGGCTATTGCAGCAATGAATGGAACAATGGTTGGAGGAGAAATGATGGCGGTCAGAGTTGCACGCCTTTCCCCATCAGCATCCAGCTCAGCTGTACAGACCTCTGCAGAAATCAACAAGTCTAAACTATACATCACTAATATTCCAAGGTCCATGACTGCTGATACGCTGATTAACCTTTTCGCACCCTTTGGCCAAATCAGTAAGGTCCTGATGAACCTGGAGTATAGTCTTGTGTGGTATGCAGATGTACCCTCAGCTACCAAAGCTGTCGAACACATGGATGGATACCTGGTTGAAGGAAAGAGGTTAGTGGTCAAGGGAGCAGAGCCCATTCCAACCAATTTTCCCGAGTCTGCTTTTCCACAAACAGGTGGCAAGACCAAAGAAATCGACATGGCCAATCTGTATGTTGGCAGGGTTCCATCAAGTGTAACCGAAGATCAACTCATCGATCTTTTCCGCCCATTTGGATGGATTGTTCAAGCTAGAATGTTTCCTTTTAGTGGGTATGGCATGGTTAGGTATGACAATCCTTcatctgctgctgcagcaatTGATCATTTGGATGGTTACAGGATTGGTGGAAGCATACTGACTGTGAGAGTAGCATGGCTTTCTGCAGAATCCATTGCAGCCACAAGTGCTCCAACACCATGGATGCCTTCTAATGAGCAGAGACAATTTGACATGACCAATGCTGTGGAGTCTGCTTTTCCACAACCAGGTGGCAAGACCAAAGAAATTGACATGGCCAATCTGTATGTTGGCAGGGTTCCATCAAGTGTAACCGAAGATCAACTCTTTGATCTTTTCCGCCCATTTGGACGAGTTGTTCAATCTAGAATGTTTCGACATCAGGGGCATGGCATGGTTAGGTATGATAATCCTTCATGTGCTGCTGCAGCAATTGATCATTTGGATGGCTACAGGATTGGTGGAAGCATACTGAATGTGAGAGTAGCAGGGCTTCCTGCAGAATCCAATGCAGCCCCAAATGCTCCAACACCATGGATGCCTTCTAATGAGCAGAGACAAATTGACATGAATAACCTTTATGTGTGCCATCTCCCAAGATATATTAACACCGAAAGGCTGATTGACATTTTCCTACCATGTGGCCAAATCACCCAGGCAAAAGTAGTTGTTGATAGATACACTGGTGTGAGCAAAGGATTTGGATTTGTCAGGTTTGCTGATCCTTACTCTGCTGCTGTGGCACTCACTCACATGAATGGTTACCCTCTGGATGGGCATGTGCTGGAGGTTAGGATAGCTGGTGTTCAACCTGCTGCTATGAGCAGCTACATGGCGCATTTCTACTCCCACTTCACAGTGCATGATCCTGCAAAGGCGGCTGTTGGAATACCGACTTCCTATTGGCCATACTATTACGATGAATCCACATACAACACAGTATCTGAAATCCAGGGGCAAGGCACCACTACATCTGCCACTGATGCTTCTGCTCAAACATCTCAGAAGGAACAGTTGCCTGGATCGAAATCAGGCGATTTGGTTGCTGAGAAAGATTACTCTTCTCAGTCACAGTCAGCAGCTTGGGCTGGTCCACCTGGCTTTGAACCTCATGCTGTCTCCAAGAAATATGCAGCTGGGTCCAATGCTTCTCAAGCTTGTTCAAAGGATCATTTAGCACAGTCAGGAGATGGCCACAAAAGGAGTTCGATTGTCTAG